The Streptomyces sp. Alt3 genome has a segment encoding these proteins:
- a CDS encoding aldo/keto reductase — MKYRVIGSDPKTRREVSVVSLGSMLFGTATDEATSFALLDRFVEAGGTFIDTSNNYSFWFNGTQGGESEELLGRWIRSRGIGDEITFATKLGARPNAPTSGFSLDIEGLSAKVIRESAERSRDRLGIERIHLLYAHVMDEHTPLEETVEAFGGVVEDGIAGLLGASNHWAWRVERARALAAAAGLPGYEVLQHHHSYLRQRMDTPSLRSPDGNQGLAGGDLLSYVRATPSLTQVAYTPLLSGAYVRDDKPLGPGFEHAGTQPRLAALAEVTEETGATANQVVLSWLLGGDIPILPLVGASSVAQLDESLAAVDLELTPEQRTKLDSAN, encoded by the coding sequence ATGAAATACCGCGTCATCGGCAGCGACCCGAAGACCCGCCGCGAGGTCAGCGTGGTGAGTCTCGGTTCGATGCTTTTCGGAACGGCGACCGACGAGGCGACGTCCTTCGCTCTTCTCGACCGCTTCGTGGAGGCGGGCGGAACCTTCATCGACACGTCCAACAACTACTCGTTCTGGTTCAACGGGACGCAGGGTGGTGAGAGCGAGGAACTGCTCGGGCGCTGGATCCGCAGCCGTGGAATCGGTGACGAGATCACCTTCGCCACCAAGCTGGGTGCCCGCCCGAACGCTCCTACCAGCGGGTTCAGCCTCGACATCGAGGGGCTTTCGGCCAAGGTGATCCGTGAGTCCGCCGAGCGCAGCCGCGACCGGCTCGGTATCGAGCGGATCCACCTGCTCTACGCGCACGTCATGGACGAGCACACTCCCCTGGAGGAGACCGTCGAGGCCTTCGGCGGGGTCGTGGAGGACGGCATCGCCGGACTGCTCGGCGCGAGCAACCACTGGGCCTGGCGGGTGGAGCGTGCCCGTGCGCTGGCCGCGGCCGCGGGACTGCCCGGCTACGAGGTGCTCCAGCACCACCACAGCTACCTGCGCCAGCGCATGGACACCCCGAGCCTGCGCTCCCCCGACGGCAACCAGGGACTCGCCGGCGGCGACCTGCTCAGCTACGTCCGGGCCACGCCCTCGCTCACCCAGGTCGCCTACACGCCTCTGCTCTCCGGCGCGTACGTCCGTGACGACAAGCCCCTGGGCCCGGGCTTCGAGCACGCCGGCACCCAGCCCCGCCTCGCGGCCCTGGCCGAGGTGACGGAGGAGACCGGGGCGACCGCCAACCAGGTCGTCCTGTCGTGGCTCCTGGGCGGAGACATCCCGATCCTCCCCCTGGTCGGCGCGTCGTCGGTCGCGCAGCTCGACGAGAGCCTGGCCGCGGTGGACCTCGAACTGACCCCCGAGCAGCGCACGAAGCTCGACTCCGCGAACTGA
- the disA gene encoding DNA integrity scanning diadenylate cyclase DisA codes for MAANDRAASPGKSGQGTSNEALMRASLSAVAPGTALRDGLERILRGNTGGLIVLGMDRTVESMCTGGFVLDVEFAATRLRELCKLDGAMILDKEMTKILRAGVQLVPDASIPTEETGTRHRTADRVSKACGFPVVSVSQSMRLIALYVDGERRVLEESSAILSRANQALATLERYKLRLDEVAGTLSALEIEDLVTVRDVTAVSQRLEMVRRIATEIAEYVVELGTDGRLLALQLDELIAGVEPERELVVRDYVPEPTAKRSRTVAEALAELDTLTHTELLELPVVARALGYSGSPETLDSAVSPRGYRLLAKVPRLPGAIIERLVEHFGGLQKLLAASVDDLQAVDGVGEARARSVREGLSRLAESSILERYV; via the coding sequence GTGGCAGCCAACGACCGGGCAGCATCGCCCGGAAAGTCCGGCCAAGGCACAAGCAACGAGGCGCTCATGCGCGCCTCGTTGAGCGCCGTCGCGCCCGGGACGGCTCTCCGCGACGGCCTGGAGCGCATTCTCCGCGGCAACACCGGCGGTCTGATCGTCCTCGGCATGGACAGGACCGTCGAATCCATGTGTACGGGCGGCTTCGTGCTCGACGTGGAGTTCGCCGCGACGCGCCTGCGCGAGCTGTGCAAGCTGGACGGCGCGATGATCCTCGACAAGGAGATGACGAAGATCCTGCGGGCCGGCGTCCAGCTGGTCCCGGACGCCTCCATCCCCACCGAGGAGACGGGTACGCGCCACCGCACGGCCGACCGGGTCTCCAAGGCGTGCGGCTTCCCGGTGGTGTCGGTCTCCCAGTCGATGCGCCTGATCGCGCTGTACGTCGACGGGGAGCGGCGGGTCCTGGAGGAGTCCTCCGCGATCCTGTCCCGCGCCAACCAGGCGCTCGCCACCCTGGAGCGCTACAAGCTCAGGCTGGACGAGGTCGCCGGGACGCTCTCCGCGCTGGAGATCGAGGACCTGGTGACGGTCCGCGACGTGACGGCGGTCTCGCAGCGGCTGGAGATGGTGCGCCGGATCGCGACCGAGATCGCGGAGTACGTGGTGGAGCTGGGCACCGACGGCCGTCTCCTGGCCCTCCAGCTGGACGAGTTGATCGCCGGTGTGGAGCCGGAGCGTGAGCTGGTCGTACGCGACTACGTCCCCGAGCCGACCGCGAAGCGGTCCCGCACGGTCGCGGAGGCGCTGGCCGAGCTGGACACGCTCACCCACACCGAGCTGCTCGAACTTCCCGTGGTGGCAAGGGCGCTCGGATACAGCGGCTCCCCGGAGACGCTGGACTCGGCGGTCTCCCCGCGGGGCTACCGGCTGCTGGCGAAGGTGCCGCGGCTGCCCGGAGCGATCATCGAGCGTCTGGTGGAGCACTTCGGCGGCCTGCAGAAGCTCCTCGCCGCGAGCGTGGACGACCTCCAGGCCGTGGACGGCGTCGGCGAGGCGCGGGCCCGGAGCGTGCGGGAGGGACTCTCGCGACTGGCGGAGTCCTCGATCCTGGAGCGGTACGTCTAG
- the radA gene encoding DNA repair protein RadA, whose amino-acid sequence MAARTKSAKDRPSYRCTECGWTTAKWLGRCPECQAWGTVEEFGGAPAVRTTAAGRVSSAALPIGQVDSRQATARSTGVGELDRVLGGGLVPGAVVLLAGEPGVGKSTLLLDVAAKAASDDHRTLYVTAEESASQVRMRADRIRAINDHLYLAAETDLSAVLGHLDAVKPSLLVLDSVQTVASPEIDGAPGGMAQVREVAGALIRASKERGMSTLLVGHVTKDGAIAGPRLLEHLVDVVLSFEGDRHARLRLVRGVKNRYGATDEVGCFELHDEGITGLADPSGLFLTRRDEPVPGTCLTVTLEGKRPLVAEVQALTVDSQIPSPRRTTSGLETSRVSMMLAVLEQRGRISALGKRDIYSATVGGVKLTEPAADLAIALALASAASDTPLPKNLVAIGEVGLAGEVRRVTGVQRRLAEAYRLGFKHALVPRDPGQVPAGMKVTEVADMGDALRVLPRRSRTDGPQEEGARR is encoded by the coding sequence ATGGCTGCCCGTACGAAATCCGCGAAGGACCGGCCGTCCTACCGCTGCACCGAATGCGGCTGGACGACCGCCAAATGGCTCGGCCGCTGCCCCGAGTGCCAGGCCTGGGGGACGGTCGAGGAGTTCGGCGGCGCCCCCGCTGTCCGCACGACCGCTGCGGGCCGGGTCTCGTCCGCCGCCCTGCCGATCGGCCAGGTCGACAGCCGGCAGGCCACCGCCCGCTCGACCGGGGTTGGCGAGCTGGACCGCGTCCTCGGCGGAGGCCTCGTGCCCGGTGCCGTCGTGCTGCTCGCGGGCGAGCCCGGCGTCGGCAAGTCGACGCTGCTGCTGGACGTGGCGGCCAAGGCGGCGAGCGACGACCACCGCACGCTCTACGTCACGGCCGAGGAGTCCGCCAGCCAGGTGCGGATGCGGGCCGACCGGATCCGGGCGATCAACGACCACCTGTACCTGGCCGCCGAGACCGACCTCTCGGCGGTCCTGGGGCATCTGGACGCGGTCAAGCCGTCCCTCCTCGTCCTCGACTCGGTGCAGACGGTGGCCTCCCCGGAGATCGACGGCGCGCCCGGCGGCATGGCGCAGGTCCGCGAGGTCGCGGGCGCGCTCATCCGGGCCTCGAAGGAGCGCGGCATGTCGACGCTCCTGGTGGGCCATGTGACCAAGGACGGCGCGATCGCTGGGCCCCGGCTCCTGGAGCACCTCGTCGACGTGGTGCTCTCCTTCGAGGGCGACCGGCACGCGCGCCTGCGGCTGGTGCGCGGCGTCAAGAACAGGTACGGCGCCACCGACGAGGTCGGCTGCTTCGAGCTGCACGACGAGGGCATCACCGGCCTGGCGGACCCCTCCGGGCTCTTCCTCACCCGCCGCGACGAGCCGGTCCCCGGCACCTGTCTCACGGTCACCCTCGAGGGCAAGCGCCCGCTCGTCGCCGAGGTGCAGGCGCTGACGGTCGACTCGCAGATCCCCTCACCCCGGCGCACCACCTCGGGTCTGGAGACCTCCCGCGTCTCGATGATGCTGGCCGTCCTCGAACAGCGTGGCCGGATCAGCGCGCTCGGCAAGCGGGACATCTACAGCGCGACGGTCGGTGGCGTGAAGCTCACGGAACCGGCCGCGGACCTCGCGATCGCCCTGGCCCTGGCCAGCGCGGCCAGCGACACACCGCTCCCGAAGAACCTGGTCGCGATCGGTGAGGTGGGCCTCGCCGGGGAGGTCAGAAGGGTCACGGGGGTCCAGCGCAGGCTGGCGGAGGCGTACCGTCTCGGGTTCAAGCACGCCCTGGTCCCGAGGGACCCCGGGCAGGTCCCGGCCGGCATGAAGGTCACGGAAGTGGCCGACATGGGTGACGCCCTGAGAGTCCTCCCCCGCCGGTCTCGGACGGACGGACCACAGGAGGAGGGCGCACGCCGGTAG
- a CDS encoding BACON domain-containing protein produces the protein MTSSRLEPHTHTTGAHRAHRREARPAVRRSPARDEPYLDGLFTYCLSVLCDHEAATEALGSVLAIAERQDGRCPAAEEERKSWLYALARWTCLRVLTEQRRGRQAHRRRPVRRGAAPHEGAGDPAAQGVARAAPGAPAESPAAEARRRELAKLAWPEAAGTSPEQREALELAVRHGLPPRAVAAVLGLDPGSARELLAGAACEVERTRAALAVVETGNCPAVARLTGTHQVLLSAALRRELVRHVDDCPRCRRAAERAGASGPWPGAAVTPAAPLPVVEAPRPSVHVALAHARRNRSGAPRFARTGFPLDPKDHAARRDRLRARVVTTTVVATVVAAPVIALWAAYRGAPLTGEGRDTSVTATDVDVEPGSEADPYDHYENAGNARTDGDGGFTDGVRSPDVSAEVISVGAGPEGAGSIGVSARSSGGRTAITLTATGDEAVAWSARSGAPWLRLTRTSGTLAPGRSTTFYVFVDRSAEPQGPWSTRVLVAPSGSAVAITGHGAPRPGSPEPSPDPSSGFPSPTPSTPASPPTSTDPTPTPTDPTGPPDPTPTPTPTDPTDPTDPPGPTPSPSDGSTAPGPSSGPTTDPDEPSGPAG, from the coding sequence GTGACGAGCAGCAGGCTGGAGCCCCACACGCACACCACCGGCGCACACCGGGCGCACCGTCGCGAGGCCCGCCCCGCGGTGCGGCGGTCGCCCGCACGTGACGAGCCGTACCTCGACGGCCTGTTCACCTACTGCCTCTCCGTGCTCTGCGACCACGAGGCCGCCACCGAGGCGCTCGGCTCGGTCCTGGCGATCGCCGAACGGCAGGACGGCCGGTGCCCCGCGGCCGAGGAGGAACGTAAATCCTGGCTCTACGCCCTGGCCAGGTGGACGTGCCTGAGGGTGCTCACCGAGCAGCGCAGGGGCCGCCAGGCGCACCGGCGGCGGCCGGTCCGCCGGGGCGCCGCGCCGCACGAGGGCGCCGGTGATCCGGCCGCCCAGGGCGTCGCGCGGGCCGCCCCCGGCGCCCCCGCCGAGTCCCCGGCGGCCGAAGCGCGCCGACGCGAACTCGCGAAGCTGGCCTGGCCCGAGGCGGCGGGCACCAGCCCCGAACAGCGCGAGGCACTGGAGCTCGCCGTGCGCCACGGCCTGCCGCCGCGCGCCGTCGCTGCCGTCCTGGGCCTCGACCCCGGCAGCGCCCGGGAGCTCCTGGCCGGTGCCGCCTGCGAGGTGGAGCGCACCCGCGCCGCTCTCGCCGTCGTGGAGACCGGGAACTGTCCCGCGGTCGCCCGGCTCACCGGCACCCACCAGGTGCTGCTCTCGGCGGCCCTGCGCCGCGAGCTCGTCCGGCACGTCGACGACTGCCCCCGCTGCCGTCGCGCCGCCGAGCGGGCCGGTGCCTCCGGTCCCTGGCCCGGGGCGGCCGTCACCCCGGCCGCCCCGCTGCCGGTCGTCGAGGCGCCCCGGCCCTCGGTGCACGTCGCCCTGGCCCATGCCCGGAGGAACCGGTCCGGAGCCCCGCGCTTCGCCCGGACCGGCTTCCCGCTGGACCCCAAGGACCACGCCGCGCGGCGGGACCGGCTGCGGGCCCGGGTGGTGACGACGACGGTCGTGGCGACGGTCGTCGCCGCCCCGGTGATCGCCCTGTGGGCCGCCTACCGGGGTGCGCCGCTGACCGGCGAGGGGCGCGACACCTCGGTCACCGCCACCGACGTGGATGTGGAGCCCGGCTCCGAGGCCGATCCGTACGACCACTACGAGAACGCCGGCAACGCCCGTACCGACGGGGACGGCGGCTTCACGGACGGCGTCCGGAGCCCGGACGTCTCGGCCGAGGTCATCAGTGTCGGCGCCGGCCCGGAGGGAGCGGGCTCGATCGGTGTCTCGGCCCGCTCGTCCGGCGGCCGCACGGCGATCACCCTGACCGCGACGGGTGACGAAGCCGTCGCCTGGTCGGCCCGGTCCGGCGCCCCCTGGCTGCGGCTCACCCGTACGTCCGGCACGCTCGCCCCCGGCCGGAGCACCACCTTCTACGTGTTCGTGGACCGCTCGGCCGAGCCGCAGGGCCCCTGGAGCACCCGCGTCCTGGTCGCCCCGTCGGGCTCCGCGGTCGCGATCACCGGCCACGGTGCCCCGCGCCCCGGGAGTCCGGAGCCGTCCCCGGACCCGTCGTCCGGGTTCCCGAGCCCCACGCCGTCCACGCCGGCCTCCCCGCCCACGTCGACGGATCCGACACCGACCCCGACGGATCCCACCGGTCCGCCGGACCCGACGCCGACGCCGACGCCCACGGATCCGACGGACCCGACGGACCCGCCGGGCCCCACGCCGTCACCGTCGGACGGATCCACCGCGCCGGGTCCGTCGTCCGGCCCGACGACGGACCCGGACGAGCCGTCCGGGCCGGCCGGGTGA
- a CDS encoding DUF1631 domain-containing protein, with the protein MPKTKKAKPDKATKKQPKSKQEIQQPEAAGPDGPDEKGLDFARAWVEFADPVDDEQVFRCDLTWLTSRWNCIFGSGCQGIQAGRADDGCCTLGAHFSDKDDEKRVAGHVARLTPEIWQFHDVGTKTGWVGVDEDGERQTRRWEGSCIFQNRPGFAGGMGCSLHILALKEGKEPLETKPDVCWQLPVRRTYDWIERPDDTRVLQISIGEYDRRGWGPGGHDLHWWCTSATSAHGAGDPVYVSYRPELTEMMGKEAYDRLAELCEQRLASLLPMAPHPADPA; encoded by the coding sequence GTGCCAAAGACGAAAAAGGCGAAGCCGGACAAAGCCACGAAGAAGCAGCCGAAATCGAAGCAGGAGATCCAGCAGCCGGAAGCAGCGGGGCCGGACGGGCCCGACGAGAAGGGGCTCGACTTCGCACGGGCCTGGGTGGAGTTCGCCGACCCCGTCGACGACGAGCAGGTCTTCCGCTGCGATCTGACCTGGCTGACGTCCCGGTGGAACTGCATCTTCGGCAGCGGCTGCCAGGGCATCCAGGCGGGCCGCGCGGACGACGGCTGCTGCACGCTGGGCGCGCACTTCTCCGACAAGGACGACGAGAAGCGGGTGGCCGGGCACGTCGCACGGCTCACGCCCGAGATCTGGCAGTTCCACGACGTCGGCACGAAGACCGGCTGGGTCGGTGTCGACGAGGACGGCGAGCGCCAGACGCGGCGCTGGGAGGGCTCCTGCATCTTCCAGAACCGCCCCGGGTTCGCGGGCGGCATGGGCTGTTCTCTGCACATCCTGGCCCTCAAGGAGGGCAAGGAGCCGCTGGAGACCAAGCCCGACGTGTGCTGGCAGCTGCCGGTCCGCCGTACGTACGACTGGATCGAACGGCCCGACGACACGCGCGTGCTCCAGATCTCGATCGGGGAGTACGACCGCCGCGGCTGGGGACCCGGCGGCCATGACCTGCACTGGTGGTGCACCTCGGCCACGTCCGCGCACGGGGCGGGTGACCCGGTCTACGTCTCCTACCGGCCCGAGCTCACCGAGATGATGGGCAAGGAGGCCTACGACCGGCTGGCCGAGCTGTGCGAGCAGCGGCTGGCCTCGCTGCTGCCGATGGCTCCGCACCCGGCCGATCCGGCCTGA
- a CDS encoding Ppx/GppA phosphatase family protein, with protein sequence MRLGVLDVGSNTVHLLVVDAHPGARPQPAHSHKAELRLAELLDPEGSIGPEGVDRLVATVGDALQAAEDKGCEDVLAFATSAVRDAGNADEVLARVRDETGVALAVLSGEEEARLTFLAARRWFGWSAGKLLVLDIGGGSLEVGYGMDEEPDAAVSLPFGAGRLTAAWLQGDPPDPTDVRALRRHVRAGIARTVGEFTRLGPPDHVVGTSKTFRQLARITGAARSAEGLYVQRVLSRKALEEWVPKLSAMTVEQRGSLPGVTEGRAAQLLAGALVAEGAMDLFGVEELEICPWALREGVILRRLDHLPAQQAAALA encoded by the coding sequence ATGAGACTCGGAGTCCTCGACGTGGGGTCGAACACGGTGCATCTGCTGGTCGTCGACGCGCACCCGGGCGCCCGCCCGCAGCCCGCCCACTCGCACAAGGCGGAGTTGCGGCTCGCAGAACTCCTCGATCCGGAGGGGTCGATCGGTCCCGAGGGCGTGGACCGGCTCGTCGCCACGGTCGGCGACGCACTCCAGGCGGCCGAGGACAAGGGCTGCGAGGACGTGCTGGCGTTCGCCACCTCCGCCGTCCGCGACGCGGGCAACGCCGACGAGGTGCTGGCGCGGGTGCGGGACGAGACCGGTGTCGCCCTCGCCGTCCTCAGCGGCGAGGAGGAGGCACGGCTGACCTTCCTGGCCGCCCGCCGCTGGTTCGGCTGGTCCGCGGGGAAACTGCTGGTCCTGGACATCGGCGGCGGTTCGCTGGAGGTCGGCTACGGCATGGACGAGGAGCCCGACGCCGCGGTGTCGCTGCCCTTCGGCGCGGGCCGTCTCACCGCCGCCTGGCTCCAGGGCGATCCGCCGGACCCGACGGACGTGCGCGCGCTGCGCCGCCACGTCCGTGCGGGCATCGCCCGGACGGTCGGCGAGTTCACCCGGCTGGGGCCGCCCGACCACGTGGTCGGAACCTCCAAGACGTTCCGGCAGCTCGCCAGGATCACGGGGGCCGCCCGCTCCGCCGAGGGGCTCTACGTGCAGCGCGTCCTCAGCCGCAAGGCCCTGGAGGAGTGGGTGCCGAAGCTTTCGGCGATGACCGTCGAGCAGCGGGGGAGTCTGCCCGGGGTCACCGAGGGGCGCGCCGCCCAGCTGCTGGCGGGGGCGCTCGTGGCCGAGGGCGCGATGGACCTGTTCGGTGTCGAGGAGCTGGAGATCTGCCCCTGGGCGCTGCGGGAGGGAGTCATCCTGCGCCGCCTCGACCACCTGCCGGCGCAGCAGGCGGCCGCCCTGGCATGA
- a CDS encoding sugar phosphate isomerase/epimerase family protein has translation MVRIPDAKVALSTASVYPESTATAFEIAARLGYDGVEVMVWTDPVSQDVEALKRLSDYHQVPILAVHAPCLLITQRVWSTDPWVKLQRARAAAEKLGASTVVVHPPFRWQRNYARDFVTGIWRMADETDVRFAVENMYPWRYRDREMLAYAPAWDVSNDDYRHFTVDLSHTATARTDSMAMVDRMGDRLAHVHLADGKGSGKDEHLVPGRGDQPCAELLERLARTGFDGHVVIEVNTRRAMSSAEREADLAEALAFTRLHLASSAQAPRP, from the coding sequence GTGGTGCGCATCCCGGATGCGAAGGTCGCCCTGTCTACGGCCTCCGTCTATCCGGAGTCGACGGCGACGGCCTTCGAGATCGCTGCGCGCCTGGGCTACGACGGTGTCGAGGTCATGGTCTGGACCGACCCCGTCAGCCAGGACGTCGAGGCGCTGAAGCGGCTGTCGGACTACCACCAGGTGCCGATCCTGGCCGTGCACGCGCCCTGTCTGCTGATCACGCAGCGGGTCTGGTCCACGGACCCGTGGGTGAAGCTCCAGAGGGCCAGGGCCGCGGCGGAGAAGCTCGGTGCCTCGACGGTGGTCGTCCACCCGCCCTTCCGGTGGCAGCGCAACTACGCCCGTGACTTCGTCACCGGAATCTGGCGCATGGCGGACGAGACCGATGTGCGTTTCGCGGTGGAGAACATGTACCCGTGGCGCTACCGCGACCGCGAGATGCTCGCGTACGCCCCCGCCTGGGACGTCAGCAACGACGACTACCGGCACTTCACCGTGGACCTCTCGCACACGGCGACCGCACGCACCGACAGCATGGCCATGGTGGACCGGATGGGCGACCGGCTCGCCCATGTCCACCTCGCCGACGGCAAGGGCTCCGGCAAGGACGAGCACCTGGTGCCCGGCCGGGGGGACCAGCCGTGCGCGGAACTGCTGGAGCGGCTGGCCCGCACCGGCTTCGACGGCCATGTGGTCATCGAGGTCAACACCCGCCGCGCCATGTCGTCGGCCGAACGCGAGGCCGATCTCGCGGAGGCGCTCGCCTTCACCCGGCTGCACCTGGCGTCGTCGGCGCAGGCTCCCCGGCCGTGA
- a CDS encoding TetR/AcrR family transcriptional regulator, with protein sequence MTPGADGPAPRRRGRPSRAAHAEGPDARTRILEAARSEFAGRGYDRTSIRGVAKAAGVDAALVHHYFGTKDEVFAAAVEVSFEPALLIPSILGGPSEDVGERLARYFIGVWENPVSRAPLLAVLRSALTHEAAAKALREFVLRRLLERIAAGLDVPDPAFRAELAASHMIGIAILRYVVRAEPLASADPEKIIEMVAPTLQRYLADG encoded by the coding sequence GTGACCCCCGGCGCCGACGGCCCGGCCCCCCGGCGCAGGGGCCGCCCCTCCCGCGCGGCGCACGCCGAGGGCCCCGACGCCCGGACCCGGATCCTGGAGGCGGCCCGCTCGGAGTTCGCCGGACGCGGCTACGACAGGACCTCGATACGCGGCGTCGCGAAGGCGGCGGGTGTGGACGCGGCCCTGGTCCACCACTACTTCGGCACGAAGGACGAGGTCTTCGCCGCGGCCGTCGAGGTCTCCTTCGAACCCGCGCTGCTCATCCCGTCGATCCTGGGCGGGCCCTCCGAGGACGTCGGAGAGCGGCTGGCCCGGTACTTCATCGGCGTCTGGGAGAACCCGGTGTCCCGGGCGCCGCTGCTGGCCGTCCTGCGTTCCGCGCTCACGCACGAGGCGGCTGCGAAGGCGCTGCGCGAATTCGTGCTGCGCCGGCTGCTGGAACGGATCGCGGCGGGCCTCGACGTGCCTGATCCGGCCTTCCGCGCGGAACTCGCCGCCTCCCACATGATCGGCATCGCGATCCTGCGGTACGTCGTCCGGGCGGAGCCCCTCGCGTCGGCCGATCCGGAGAAGATCATCGAGATGGTGGCCCCCACGCTCCAGCGGTATCTGGCCGACGGGTGA
- a CDS encoding PQQ-binding-like beta-propeller repeat protein, with amino-acid sequence MTTRNVRRPDGHAADGPVSRRRLLGMAGAGLGLLLAGAVTTACGPEQAGASGKPEPGGSGKGAGDAFATPPAGSAPRALWQEKTTVGTLGNHEVLAVVGNVVLVAGDPLTGRDLTTGEELWSLPGAAQPGARLIMGGDTLYLASGQYDGDLVGLDPATGKETWRSRLDGRYAQPRPIGADTERVYVVAGILEKDLSSRTNVIAAVDVRTGKAVWSEKRDAGTEESGITSAVLGDHLVYTDHRKNLTVRDTATGRQLWSKKISRSNFERIAVHDGAVCVADGRHLRSFALSDGAERWAVRTEEFDTFNGPSVLDGVLYASDSAHALWAVDPATGERRWHNPDLREVSVPLQFAKVGDTLYGATEFDENGGVQAYDARDGKLRWTFNDGKGSIEQWYVVSGGKRLAALHDRRLLALPAV; translated from the coding sequence GTGACGACTCGCAATGTACGCAGACCTGACGGGCACGCGGCGGACGGCCCCGTGTCCCGCCGCCGGCTGCTGGGAATGGCCGGCGCGGGACTGGGCCTCCTCCTCGCGGGGGCGGTGACGACGGCGTGCGGCCCCGAGCAGGCCGGTGCCTCGGGGAAGCCGGAGCCCGGCGGGAGCGGAAAGGGCGCAGGGGACGCGTTCGCGACTCCGCCGGCCGGGAGCGCCCCGCGCGCTCTGTGGCAGGAGAAGACCACGGTGGGCACCCTCGGCAACCACGAGGTGCTCGCCGTCGTGGGGAACGTGGTGCTGGTGGCGGGCGACCCCCTGACGGGCCGGGACCTCACCACCGGCGAGGAGCTGTGGTCACTGCCCGGTGCCGCCCAGCCGGGCGCCCGGCTGATCATGGGCGGGGACACGCTCTACCTCGCCAGCGGGCAGTACGACGGTGACCTCGTGGGTCTCGACCCGGCCACCGGCAAGGAGACGTGGCGCAGCCGCCTGGACGGGCGGTACGCGCAGCCCCGGCCCATCGGCGCCGACACCGAACGCGTCTACGTGGTGGCGGGCATCCTGGAGAAGGACCTCAGCTCCCGGACCAACGTGATCGCCGCCGTCGACGTCCGTACGGGCAAGGCCGTCTGGAGCGAGAAGCGGGACGCCGGCACCGAGGAGTCCGGCATCACCTCCGCGGTACTCGGCGACCACCTCGTCTACACCGACCACCGGAAGAACCTGACCGTCCGCGACACCGCGACCGGACGGCAGCTGTGGTCGAAGAAGATCAGCCGGTCCAACTTCGAGCGGATCGCGGTTCACGACGGGGCGGTCTGCGTCGCCGACGGCAGGCATCTGCGCTCCTTCGCCCTGAGCGACGGCGCGGAGCGCTGGGCGGTGAGGACCGAGGAGTTCGACACGTTCAACGGACCCAGCGTCCTCGACGGGGTGCTCTACGCCTCGGACAGCGCCCACGCCCTGTGGGCCGTCGACCCCGCCACGGGCGAGCGGCGGTGGCACAACCCCGACCTGCGCGAGGTCTCGGTCCCTCTGCAGTTCGCCAAGGTGGGGGACACTCTCTACGGGGCGACGGAGTTCGACGAGAACGGCGGCGTCCAGGCCTACGACGCGCGGGACGGCAAGCTCCGCTGGACGTTCAACGACGGCAAGGGCTCGATCGAGCAGTGGTACGTGGTCTCGGGCGGCAAGCGTCTGGCCGCGCTGCACGACCGTCGCCTGCTGGCCCTCCCGGCGGTGTGA